In Nitrospiraceae bacterium, the following are encoded in one genomic region:
- a CDS encoding integration host factor subunit beta gives MNHQETSGSSPAPPTKRGTMTKAQIIERVSEQVTTLTKRQAEIVVNTIFDCIRDSLRNGDKTEIRGFGSFRLRARRMKEGRNPKTGATVAVPAKRVPFFKAGKELKELLNK, from the coding sequence ATGAATCACCAGGAAACCAGCGGCAGTTCACCGGCCCCACCCACCAAGAGAGGGACTATGACGAAAGCGCAGATTATCGAGCGGGTATCCGAGCAAGTGACGACGTTGACCAAGCGGCAGGCCGAAATCGTGGTCAACACCATCTTCGATTGCATCCGGGATTCGCTCCGCAACGGGGACAAGACAGAGATTCGCGGATTCGGCAGCTTTCGCCTCAGGGCGAGACGCATGAAGGAAGGCCGCAACCCCAAGACCGGCGCCACCGTGGCGGTGCCGGCGAAGCGTGTGCCGTTTTTTAAGGCGGGCAAGGAACTCAAAGAACTGCTGAACAAGTAA
- a CDS encoding PCP reductase family protein, whose product MAESTDTTAQDIRWSDGALKRMERAPIFLRGMVRRLAEKKARELGYGEITEEILDRFKSQMMGGMGGEAGMAAAAEEMASGHLPWTAAARERLNGVPEFMRGMIRQIAEEIARKGGHMEVNIDLFERVESMGELQEQAAQPLEWTDGALALLRQKIKDSPPIALEFVTDMIKHDTEEAAREKGLTRIDETNVRELWDAPQERVAWSDEAWKRLQTSPDFVRSGIRKAAERRARKLGLKEIDSDSLTTFRNQAMMKAVKRIRSFGYNELTFDAFDTALQKTKRLQGNDQAEMRLKEIRAHFADPDTKKPEGGTLGAELMGRFRKFLKGEGSL is encoded by the coding sequence GTGGCGGAATCAACAGACACCACAGCTCAAGATATTCGGTGGAGCGACGGCGCGCTCAAACGCATGGAGCGTGCGCCCATATTCTTGCGGGGCATGGTCCGGCGCCTCGCCGAGAAGAAGGCACGCGAGTTGGGCTACGGTGAGATTACCGAAGAGATTCTCGACCGCTTCAAGAGTCAGATGATGGGCGGAATGGGCGGCGAGGCCGGCATGGCGGCGGCCGCAGAGGAGATGGCTTCCGGGCACCTGCCCTGGACGGCGGCGGCGCGCGAGCGATTGAACGGTGTGCCCGAGTTCATGCGGGGCATGATCAGGCAGATCGCGGAGGAGATTGCGCGCAAGGGCGGCCATATGGAAGTGAACATCGACCTCTTTGAGCGGGTCGAATCCATGGGGGAACTTCAGGAGCAGGCGGCCCAACCACTCGAATGGACCGACGGTGCGCTGGCTCTGCTCCGGCAGAAAATCAAGGACTCTCCGCCTATCGCGCTGGAATTCGTGACGGACATGATCAAACACGATACCGAAGAGGCTGCTCGCGAGAAGGGTTTGACTCGGATCGATGAAACGAACGTCCGCGAGTTGTGGGATGCACCCCAGGAACGCGTGGCATGGAGCGATGAGGCTTGGAAACGGCTGCAAACCTCGCCGGATTTTGTCCGGAGCGGAATTCGCAAGGCGGCCGAGCGGCGCGCACGCAAGCTGGGTCTCAAGGAAATCGACTCCGATTCCCTGACTACCTTTAGAAATCAGGCCATGATGAAGGCCGTGAAACGCATCCGCTCCTTCGGCTACAACGAGTTGACCTTCGATGCGTTCGACACGGCCCTGCAAAAGACCAAGCGCCTTCAAGGAAATGACCAGGCTGAAATGCGCCTAAAAGAAATTCGCGCGCATTTCGCCGATCCGGATACCAAGAAACCGGAAGGCGGCACGCTCGGCGCGGAATTGATGGGACGATTCAGGAAGTTTCTTAAAGGCGAAGGCTCATTGTAG
- a CDS encoding VCBS repeat-containing protein, with the protein MIRSLGGTRFRLPGWAGPALVVSCAIFLGSCSKSDPFTPPDPFYYFASYNVGKNPTTVTPADFNRDQIIDLITTNISSSSLSILFGNGDGTFQEQVQIRVCQEPRSLAVNDFNGDQQLDLVLACSGSDQVSILLGRPNGKFEEGAQYPVHRAPISVASEDLNGDGHPDLAVALRNDKIKMFLGTGTGEFRPGVQYEYGDTPTSVALKDLNGDGKVDLIVTNGGPMSSAVSVWIGNGDGTFREPKDYKTGKRPLGVSFADFNNDRVLDLLVINGDRDTFTTFLGNGDGTFQSGQDSGADASPNFGLAHDFDGDHRADVAIVNLQSNDISILFGRGDGTFYYPPRNYRTLPGPFAVASYRVTEQSDDEPGLVTADNGAGSVSVFLHRGRKARPADASSAH; encoded by the coding sequence ATGATCCGCAGCCTGGGCGGTACCAGGTTTCGACTGCCCGGATGGGCAGGTCCGGCGTTGGTGGTTTCCTGCGCCATCTTCCTAGGCTCATGCTCAAAGTCCGATCCCTTCACTCCGCCTGACCCGTTTTATTATTTCGCGTCCTACAACGTCGGGAAGAATCCGACGACGGTGACGCCGGCCGATTTCAACCGCGACCAGATTATCGATCTCATCACGACCAACATTTCCAGCAGTAGCCTCTCAATTCTGTTCGGCAACGGGGACGGGACCTTTCAGGAACAGGTCCAGATTCGGGTCTGTCAGGAACCTCGGTCCCTGGCCGTGAATGACTTCAACGGAGATCAACAGCTCGATCTCGTGTTGGCCTGTTCCGGGAGCGACCAGGTGTCGATCCTGCTCGGCCGTCCCAACGGGAAATTTGAGGAGGGCGCGCAATATCCGGTCCACCGGGCACCGATCTCCGTGGCAAGCGAGGACCTGAACGGGGACGGTCATCCTGATCTGGCCGTGGCGTTGAGAAATGACAAGATCAAGATGTTCCTGGGTACTGGCACCGGGGAGTTTCGGCCTGGCGTGCAATATGAGTACGGTGATACGCCCACGTCTGTGGCCCTGAAGGACCTAAATGGCGACGGGAAAGTCGACCTGATCGTCACCAACGGGGGGCCCATGTCGAGCGCGGTGTCGGTGTGGATCGGTAACGGGGATGGAACATTTCGCGAACCGAAAGACTATAAGACGGGAAAGCGCCCGCTCGGGGTCAGCTTCGCGGATTTCAACAACGACCGGGTGCTCGACCTGTTGGTAATCAACGGGGACCGGGACACGTTCACCACTTTTCTCGGGAACGGGGACGGAACGTTTCAGTCGGGACAGGATTCCGGCGCCGATGCGAGTCCTAACTTCGGACTCGCGCACGATTTCGATGGCGACCATCGGGCCGATGTGGCCATCGTCAACTTGCAGTCCAATGACATTTCCATATTGTTCGGACGTGGGGACGGAACCTTCTACTATCCGCCGCGAAACTATCGTACGCTTCCCGGTCCCTTTGCCGTTGCCAGCTATCGGGTGACGGAGCAGAGCGATGACGAGCCGGGTCTGGTGACGGCCGATAACGGCGCGGGTAGTGTGTCGGTGTTTTTGCATCGTGGACGCAAGGCTCGTCCGGCAGATGCTTCCTCGGCCCATTGA
- a CDS encoding D-alanyl-D-alanine carboxypeptidase, with protein MRSLMSLRSLLSVACLTSWFLLSPAMTSPILAIESEVDDEVITVPYEPPTARQAHHALRWRQVPAHSILLKELRTGQTLYQFESEKKVAPASLTKIMSALVILEYGHLDDEVTVSPKAARAPKTHLRLRTGQIFRLEDLLKAMLIVSANDACLAAVEHVGGDEPRFVDLMNAKAAALGLANTHFHNGCGFDAPDHYSTAEDLAKLSEIALRDPVFRDLVREEREIIMPINEHRAYVLRTTNRLLGRIPGVEGVKTGFTSRAGRCLIAKVSQDGSDLLIVILNSKRRWNTATSLINYGLRLSQGRTEFLR; from the coding sequence ATGCGCTCTCTGATGTCGCTCCGCTCCCTGTTGTCCGTCGCCTGCCTGACAAGTTGGTTCCTCCTCTCGCCAGCCATGACCAGTCCGATATTGGCGATCGAGTCAGAGGTCGATGACGAGGTAATCACGGTTCCCTATGAGCCGCCGACGGCGCGTCAGGCGCACCATGCCTTGCGCTGGCGCCAGGTCCCCGCGCACAGCATTCTGCTGAAAGAATTGCGCACGGGGCAAACGCTGTATCAGTTTGAAAGTGAAAAGAAGGTGGCGCCCGCCAGCCTGACCAAGATCATGTCCGCGTTGGTGATTCTCGAATACGGCCACCTGGACGATGAAGTGACGGTCAGTCCAAAAGCGGCCCGCGCGCCCAAGACCCATCTGCGGCTGCGCACGGGACAGATCTTCCGCCTGGAGGATCTGCTCAAGGCGATGTTGATCGTGTCGGCGAATGATGCCTGTTTGGCGGCTGTCGAGCACGTGGGCGGGGATGAGCCCCGCTTCGTGGATCTGATGAATGCAAAGGCGGCAGCGCTCGGGTTGGCAAACACGCATTTCCATAACGGATGCGGCTTTGATGCCCCCGACCACTATTCAACGGCGGAAGATCTCGCCAAGCTCAGCGAGATCGCTTTGCGAGATCCCGTTTTCCGTGATCTGGTACGGGAAGAGCGCGAAATTATCATGCCGATCAACGAGCATCGGGCCTATGTGCTGCGGACGACAAATCGGTTGCTCGGCCGCATCCCCGGTGTGGAAGGCGTCAAGACCGGGTTCACTTCACGGGCCGGCCGATGTCTGATTGCCAAAGTCTCACAGGACGGCAGCGATTTGCTGATCGTGATCCTGAACTCCAAGCGCCGTTGGAACACGGCCACCAGCCTCATCAACTACGGTCTCCGGCTGAGCCAGGGCCGCACCGAATTCCTTCGCTAA